GTTGCACCAGTAGTAAGTAGTAGTATAAATGGATGGATTGGTGGTCAAGCGCTAGCAGCACAGACAACTACACCACCAGATAAAAAGAACGATTCATTTATGCGCTATAGAATCAGGTTAAACGTTGCAGCACCAGTTGCTGACAACATCAGCTTCAACGCAAGGCTTACAATGCAGAAGAACGCAGGTGTAAACGGGACAAATAATTACGCTAACCCTGTGACCGCTGCAAATTCAGGTTACATGTTAGATCAGAATACTCTATTCGTAGAGAGATCTTACATCACATGGACTCTGAACCCATATCCTGTTACATTCGTCCTTGGCAGACTTCCTACTATGGATACAGGCAGATATTACAATGCGCTCTTCCTTGATGCCTCAGTAGAAGGCGGTTTGGTAGTATTCGACATGTCAAACTTCCTTCCATCAACTTCAGTTTCAGCTGCATGGGTAAAGCTCTTTGACGCAGGCAACGTTACGTCAGCTCAAGAAGCTAGTGGTCTTAAAGATAAGGACGTATATATATTAAACCTCAAGACAAAGCTCTTTGACACCTTTGGTTTAGAAGCAGACTACGGTTATATAGACAAGTTTACGTATTTTGGTGCTCTTTCAGGAGTTCCTGGCGTAACATCTGGTGCAAACGGCATCTATGGCAAGTATGACTGGTGGGCAGTAATAGGTAACTGGACTATGTACAACGTAAACATGTGGGCAGGATATAGCGGCACATCCACCGACATGCCAAGAGAGGGAGCAACGGGTCCAGATCTTAGTGGAACACACTCTGTAAACGGCGGAGCATGGAGAGTAGGAGCAACTATTCCTCTTCCAGTCGGCGCTCTAACTGGTGACTTCTTCTTTGGCGACAACAAGTACTATAACCCATTCCTTTTTAACACATGGGATGCTGGAAAGTATAAGGATTACTACAATGTATACTATCAACTTCCAGTCGCAAAGAACGCAACCTTGACTCTTAACTACGACTATTGGAAGGGTAAGAGACCTTATAACACAGATTCAGTTAATGGCTACTACTATACTTTCAACCCAGATCAGATCAAAGACGATACAAGATACTACATTCAGATGGACGTAAAGTTCTAAAGAACTTTTTTAGCCCCCGAGCAATCGGGGGCTTTTTTATTGATAAGCAAAAGTATTTTTATCTTAAGATTTTCTTATAGTCTCTCTTCCTTCACTAAACTACTCTTTTTGTGATAACATAAGTAAGCTTATCTAAAAGTGAGGGGCTCTTTATTGAATAATCGCAGGATAATTCTTATTTTTTCGTTGTTGTTCATATTCGCATTAAGCCTATTTATTTCTGGATGCGTCCAAATAGGCATAACAAGCCCTGCGCTAAAAATTGCTATTGTAGTCCCTCTTTCGGGGGAGTTTTCTCAGATTGGAGAAGAGGAGAGAAATGGAGCCCTTCTTGCAATAGAGGATGCCAATGCTGCAGGAGGAGCGCTGAGCAGGAAATTTGAGCTTGTCCAGATGGACGATAAGGGCGATCCAGTAGAATCCGCTATCATTGCCCAAAAGATTTCTGCTGATTCCTCTATTCTTGGCGTTGTTGGAGGGGCGAACGCAGGGGACACAATTTTGCCCGCTGAAATCTATGCGAAGAACAACGTAGTAATGGTAACTCCTTCTACTACAGCCGCAGAACTTACCGCTAAAGGTTATTACAGCGTCTTTAGAATCTGTGCCAGTGACACTTTAGAGGGACCATATGCTGCTAACTTTATAATAAATAATCTGAAATTAAAGAGAGTTGCAATAATAGAAGACAGCAGCGCCTATGCAAGAGAACTAACAAACTCGTTTAAAAGTGAATTTTTAAAACTTGGGGGAGCAATTCTTACAGAGGAAAAGATAGTCCAGGGAGACAAGGACTTCAAGGTTCCTCTTGAAAAGATAAAGGTTCTTAATCCTGAGGTAATTTATTTTGCAGGGATGTATCCTGAGTGCGCACAGATCGTAAAAGAGGCAAAAGAAATGGGAATAAAGTCCATATTCTTTGGTGCTAATGGCATAAGAGATATCGAATTTGTAAAGATTGCAGGGATAGCATCAGAGGGCACAATGGCTACGTCGGTGGGCTTTCCATTGGACAAGTTTTTAAAGGGCACTAATTTTATTCAAAGATATAAAGAAACTTTTAAAAAAGATCCCACTGACTACTCGGTCTTTTCATACGATGCAACTTTATCTATAATAGACGCTATTAAATTAGCGGGTAAACCGGACAGGAGTATCCTTGCAAATGCAATGCACAATTTGAAATATGATGGTATATTAGGTAGTACTTCTTTTGATAAAGAAGGCAATACTACTAATAATCTTGTTAACGTGTATGTAGTAAAGAACGGTAACTGGATAAGTTTCAACTAATATGAGGGGAGTGATTTTACAATTTTTTTACAACAATTGGTAAATGGAGTAACTTTGGGGGCGGTATATGCCCTGATCGCGTTAGGCTATACTATGGTCTACGGCATACTTGAGCTTATCAACTTTGCACACGGAGAGATCTTTATGATGGGCTCCTTTTTTGGGCTCCTTTTTTGGTGGATTCTTGAGATGACAGGGTTCTCAAGGATTATCCCGATTCCTCTTATTATATTTCTGATGTTTATATTTTCTATGGTAGCCACAGCCTTTTTGGGAGCCCTTCTGGAATTTATCGCATATCGCCCGCTAAGGAGCGTGACTAATAGACTCATTCCACTGATCAGCGCACTTGGAGCATCGATTTTTTTGCAAAACTTTGCTATGCTAACGTTTGGCTCTACAAATAGGGTATATCCTGCGATATTTCCAGATGTTGGTTGGGATTTATTTCACGCAAGGATAAGTCTGATTCAGGTATTTATTTTTATTACGTGTATTTTAATGATGGCGGGATTGACCGTTCTTGTAAACAAAACCAAATTAGGTCGTTCAATGAGAGCTGTGGCACAAGACTACGTTACAGCAAGCTTAATGGGCATAAGGGTTAATAGAATTATTACGATCACCTTTATGATAGGTTCATCTCTTGCTGCTGCTGCAGGAGTGATGTATGGGATGTATTATGGTGTGGCAAAATTTGATATGGGATATCTTGCAGGTTTGAAGGCATTTACTGCTGCTGTTCTTGGAGGCATAGGTAACATTCCTGGCGCCATGCTCGGAGGTTTTTGTCTTGGTATTATAGAAAGCTTTGGTGCCGGATACATATCTTCTGAATACAAAGATATGTTCGCTTTTCTTATGCTTTTGTTTATTCTTCTGCTTAGACCATCGGGTTTACTAGGCCAGCAGGTACCGGATAAAGTATGATGAACTTCAGATTTAGAAGAACCCTTAGATCTCTTGCAAGAAATTGGAACAATCTTGATATGCGCCTCAAGTGGGGTATACTCTTTGTAGTTGCGCTTGTCTATCCGTTTCTTGCTTCCTCTCAATATTACGTACACATTATGAACCTTGCTTTTATCTATGTGGTCCTATCTTTAGGGTTAAACATTGTATGCGGTTTGGCAGGACTTTTAGATCTGGGATTTATAGCCTTTTATGCTGTAGGAGCTTACACCTATGCAATTTTATCAATTAAACTGGGCCTTAGCTTTTGGGAAATATTGCCGATTGCCTGTTTTGCAACGGCTCTTTTTGGACTTTTGGTTGGCTCTGCTGCTTTTAGATTAAGGGGTGACTACTTTGCAATCGTTACTATGGGATATGGCGAGATAATTAGAATCCTTGCAAATAACCTTACCTTTTTAACCAATGGTCCCATAGGAATAGCGGGTATCCCAAGACCGACTATCTTTGGATTCAAATTTGAGGACCCATTTCAGTATTACTTTCTCGCGCTTTCCTTTGTGACTATTTCGATATTCTTAACTTACAGGTTTCAAGCATCAAGAATAGGGAGGGCTCTTGAAGCTATAAGGGAGGACGAAATTGCAGCTGTTTCTATGGGAGTAAACCTTAAGAATTTCAAATTAATCTCATTTATAATAGGTGCAATGCTTGGTGGCTCTATAGGAGTCTTTTTCGCAAGCTATGCTACCTTTGTTTCGCCTGAGAGCTTTAGCTTTATGGAATCGGTTATGGTTCTTGCAATGGTTGTGATCGGAGGGATGGGCACTATAGAGGGTCCAGTAATAGGCGCTCTCATTCTTGTCTTTTTGCCTGAGGCTCTAAGAAGCCTTTCTGATTACAGGATGCTTATATTTGGCGCTCTTATGGTATTTATGATGATTGTAATGCCAAAGGGCTTTATGGGGTGGATAAAACCAAGGAGAATCCTAAAGGTTGCAGAGGAGGAGAATTCTTTTGTTACTAGAGATTTCTAATGTTACCAAACAATTTGGAGGGCTTATCGCTGTAAATGACGTTTCTATGGAGGTGAACGAGGGGGAGATAGTTTCTGTTATAGGACCTAACGGTGCAGGAAAAACAACGCTCTTTAACTGTGTTACAGGCGTGTATACCCCTGAAAGGGGAAAGATCCTTTATAAAAAAGATGGAGTAGTAAGAGACATTGTAGGGGTTCCTGCACACAAAATTGCATATCTGGGCATATCAAGGACCTTTCAGAACATCAGGCTTTTTAAAAATATGACAGTTCTTGAAAACGTCCTTGTTGGTAGACATTCAAAATTAAAATCTAAAGTATGGGAGATACTTTTGACCCTACCGGCTTTTATAAAAGAGGAAAAGGAAAGCGTAAGATTGGCAAGAAATCTGTTAGATTTTGTGGGTCTGTTAAATAGAGAATCGGAGATCTCGGTAAATTTGCCGTACGGGCTTCAAAGAAAGCTTGAGATAGCAAGGGCTTTGGCATCTGAACCGAAAATACTTTTGCTTGATGAACCTGCCGCAGGAATGAATCCATCTGAGACTGAAGAGCTTATAAGGCTTATTAAAAAGATTAGAGAAATGGGGGTAACAATAATTTTAATAGAGCACGATATGTCTCTTGTTATGAAGCTCTCAGAAAAGATAATTGTATTGGACTTCGGACAAAAGATTGCTGAAGGAAGTCCTGTAGAGATTAGAAACAACCCAAGGGTAATAGAAGCATATTTAGGGAAAGAGGAAGCAGAAATTGCTTAAAGTAAACAATATAGTCTTAAGATATGGCGGCATATTAGCTTTGAAAGGGGTGTCTCTTGAAGTAAACAAGGGGGAGATAGTGGCTCTAATAGGTGCTAATGGGGCAGGGAAGACTTCTGTTTTAAAAGCTATTATGGCAGTTGAAAGGGTTTCAAGCGGCGAGGTGTATCTGGACAACGTTCTTCTGACAGGACTTTCTACTGACAGGATAGTAAGCATGGGGCTGTGTCTGGTTCCTGAGGGCAGAAGGATTTTTACTAGGATGAGCGTTCATGAAAACCTTTTAATGGGGGCCTTTCTTAGGAAGGACAAAAAGGGCATTCAAGACGACATAGAAAAGGTTTTGACGCTTTTCCCCAGATTAAAGGAAAGACTGAATCAAAAGGCTGGGACTCTGTCAGGAGGAGAACAACAAATGCTTGCAATTGCAAGAGGAATGATGTCAAGGCCAAAGTATCTATTTTTGGATGAGCCATCTTTAGGACTTGCTCCAGTTTTGGTTGACGAGATATTTAAGATTATAAAGGAAATTAACGAATCAGGAACAAGTCTTTTAATTGTTGAGCAAAATGCGGTGAAAGCGTTAAAGCTAGCAGATAGAGGATACGTGATAGAGACAGGAAACATTACCATATCCGGGACCTCTGAAGAACTCTTGAATTCTGAACATGTGAGAGCGGCCTATCTTGGAGGACATTAAAAAGCCGCGACACAAAGCCGCGGCTTTTTAGTATTATAAAGCTTTTTTTATTCTTTGCTCTTCCAGAGACCGTGAAGGTTGCAATACTCTCTTGCCATAAGGTTTTTGGGTTCTGTAGGAAGCGAGAAGGTGGCTTCTGGCTTATCGTTAAAGTTAAGTCTTTTTATCAGAACATATGAATCATCAACGTGAAGTTCTATCCACTCAATCCAGTGGGTGCTGGTCATTGGGTGAGGAGTAGAGCCTACCTTTACCAGTACTTCCTTTCCGTTTCTCTCTATAACAGGAACGTGTTTTTCAACTACAGCATCTACGGTATTTTCCTCCATAAGCTTCATTGGACTCCCACAGCAGACGAGCTGTCCAACACCAGAGTGCAGAACCATTACTATATTACCGCATGTCTCACACTTGTAAATTTGCAATACTTCTGTGGCCATTAATTACACCTCCTAAGTGATAATTAATATTATTATAACAAATTGTAGCAAAAGTCTTAAAAAAATGCTCTAATGGATTAGATAAACAAATTTTACCAAATTAGATTTTTCCTTTGAAATGTCTTGCCAAATAGATTCTAATTTGTTTTCCCTTTCTTTATCTTTTTTGGAAAGGTTTATTGCTATTATCAAGTTTTCTTTGTTATTTAGTATTTCGATCCCTTGAACGCTACTAGCAAAGATCTTCCATATCCTCCTTCCTACAGTTTGAAGCATCTCAAGGAGTTCATTTTCAACTACAAAGTTACTTATTTCGGCTCTTTCTTTTTCTATGGTGTATCCTGAAAACCCTAAAACTTCAAGTACCTTGCCATGGTCCTTTGAAATTTGATAGTTTTCAAATAGATCCTTTTCAAGTCCCAATTTCTTTATAAGTCTTGTAACCAGGTCTTCTAGCTCTTGAATTCTTAACTTTAGTATTTCAATTTCTCTTTCGTTCAATTTTTCTCTCCTCACTGTGTTAGTTATTTTTAATTTTGTATATTTTCAAAAGTTCGTTTGTGTTAACGAACAATACGTTGTCCTTTTGGGCACTATTTAATAGGGCTTCTAATTGATTTTTTCCTAAATATGGATGAAAGAAAAATGAAACTACACCTCTTGAAAAGGCTCTATGTTTCTCAAGTTCGTTGTAAACTGTTTTTTGGGTGAAGTTATACCCGTCATAACCAAAATCTTCAGGTATCCAGTAAAGCCCCCTATAAGTTGATGGATATGTTAACATTTGGTGAACTATTAAGGGGTTATCGAATTGAACTTCGTCTACCAGAAGAACCCTTTCATAAATCGTCTTTATGCCCTCATTTTTGAGTGCTTTGTAGAGAATAGGTGTAGCCATATAGTGAGGAGTCTCCCATCCATCAACCTTAAGGCCAGCTTCCTTTATTATGTTTTCAGCTTCCCTAACTCTGTTTTCAAGTTGTTCAAGAGTAATTCTACCTGGAAACGGTTCTTGGGTTTTGTTGTCCCAAAATTCGTATCCTATAGCTGTTACTCCAGAAAATTGGTGTGTAAGGCCATGAATAAATATTTGGGCACCGTGAGATTGAGCATTCTTTAAAATTGCTATCAATTTTGGATCGTCTGTTAATTTTACTTTAACCTTTTTTGCTGGGTTTACAAATATTGGTATTACACCAATAGAAAAATGAATCCTCCTCTTTTCAAGAAGATCTATTACTCCTTCTAGTTTTTTAATGTCATACATTGGATGTACGTCTTCTAATCTGATGAGCCCTAAAGGCCTTGGCTCTTCTGACACTCCAAGAAATCTCGCCAACACGTCACAAAGCGCCATGTATCTTTTTCTGTCAGGCCCTAAAAAAGGATGGGAAGCCATAAAAAATAGATTTTTTGATCTTAAAAGTATGGGCGCTACTGAGCCTTGATTATTTTCTGCTTTAATCAGAACTTCAGATTTTTCTGGATTTATGGGCGTTACGTAAAATGGTTGTGTGTCAAATTTAAAACCTTTATATAAGACTTTATCAAAGCTGAGCTCCTTTTTAGAATATCGAAAACCTACTTTGTTTTTTCCATAACCTTCGAGCAGTGTCTCTTCGTTTGAGCCAATCCACCACGTAATTTTTTTCCCTGACTTTGCTCTCCAGACGAGTGGCTCTGGTATGAATTGCATTGCTCTTGTGCCTTCATAAAAGAGCATTTCTGGATCTTTTGCTACATAAGGTGAATCTATACTAAATCTTTCTGCTTTGATGTTTTTTACGCCTAATATGTTTTCAATCCATCTGGATTGCATCTGATCTACACTCGAATACCAGATTCTCTTCTGATCGCAAAATATCAAAGCTTTTGGAATTTTACCTGTGTTAAGGTAAGGGCATGCGATCAATATTATTAAGAAAAAAATGCCCAGCAGTTTATCTAACGATAAATACTGAGCACTTTGCATGATGACTTATCTTATCCGATACGCTCCCCATCAGAAATCCTTCAAATTCATTTAACCCTCTGCTTCCCAAGACCACGAGATCGAAATTTTCACTTTTTACCCTTTCAAGGATCATATTTGCAGCATTTGCTATGTCCATAAACGTAGAAACGTTCTTTACTCCGTTATCTTCTAAATATTTTTTGGCATCTTCAATTATTTTTTTTCCGTTTTTTTCAAGGTCTTCGATCATTTGCGGCATAAAAGCTACTTCTGCTCCCATTAGATCAGGTAGCATTGGTGGCATACATATGGCATGGCAGATTTCAACTGAACTGTCAAAGGCTTTTGCAAGGGAAATTGCGGTGTCAAGAACCTTTTGAGTGTGAACAGAACCGTCAATTGCAGCAAGAATTTTTTTATACATTGTTTTATTCGTGTACGTGATCGTGTGGATGAGTGTGTGGATGGGTGTGAACGCTTCCATCGCTATGAACGTGTTCATGAGAGTGCATGTTTTCTACAGTAAAGGTGTCTTCTTGATACAAGCTTTCCTGGGCTCTTTCTAGTGCTGCGGTTGTAAGTTTTAGATGTTCAACTGCTTCCTCCAGACTCTTTTCCATGCCATCGAAACCAAGCATACTTCCCATCATCTGCCAGCGAGCTATCTCTTCTCTAAGAAGTTGAATTCTATTTATCAGGTGTTTGGTTTCAATCTTCATTACCGTCATGTACGATTCGTTATTCGAACACATAATATGCCTCCCTAAATGATTTTATTAATATAGTATAGCAAATAATATAGCAAATTTACCTAATTGATTAAGCTTTTATGTATTGATACCCAGCTTTAGAAAGATTTACCATTTCTACAATGCCCGAAGGGACTATTTTTACGAACTCTAGTACGTTATCTAAAGCAGTGTGGGTTTCTCTCAGGGCGTTTTGTGAAACCATAAATTTTACTCCTTTTTTGTGCAGGTTAACCATCTCATCTTTTAAAGAATTTTCTCTATCCTTTGTAAAGAGTTTTACTCCATCGCCGTTTGCAATAAATACAATTTGTATCCCATCATCCTTATAAGCCTCTAGTAAATTTTTCGCGCTGAAAAATGCCTTAGAAAGCCTAACGCTGTCGTCAGTGTCAATATGAAATACTACGCTGTTCATAAATATTTACCCCCTTATGTATAAGTTATATTTATTATACAATAAAAAACACTTGAGCTACTATTATATGGGCATTTTCCAGCTAATAAAAAAGCCCTCCCAATTTCTCAGGAGGGCTTGTGGGAGTTTTCTTTAGAAGTTTACGTTTAGCTCAAATTCGAATTCGTTGTAATTGTTTGCTTGAGATGGGTTGAAGGTATAGTAATATCCGTTTGTTGTGTCAGTGTTATAAGGTTTTTGACCCTTTTGGTATATGTAGACAAGAGAAAGGTGTGCGTTCTTTGCAACTGGTATTAGATAGTAGAAGTCTAAATAATCTTTATATCCTGTGCTTACTGTGTTGTTGATAAATGGATTGTACCACTTGTTGTTTCCAAACCACAAATCAGTTCCAAGTGTGCCGACGAGGAATGGCATATCTCCACCAATTCCCCATGCGCCGCCGTTTACGCTACTTATGCCGCTAATATTTCCGCTGCCGTCAAGAACTGGCATATCAGTTGATGTCCCTTCATAACCTAAATACATGTCTACTCCATATATGTTCCAACTTCCAAGCACCAACCACCAGTCATACTTTCCATATTGACCGTTGTTTCCCGTTGTAAGAGCAGTAGCACCTGCAACAGGAAGACCGGGTGTACCAGTTTGATTAGCACCTGAGTACAAACTGCCATAATAGGCGAACTTGTCTACATAGCCGTAATCTGCTTCTAAGTTAAAGGCATTAAATAACTTTGTCTTAAGATTTAATATGTATACGTCTTTATCCTTATATCCATTTGCTTCTTGAGTAGAAGTAATAGAACCGTCGTCAAAAAATTTTGCCCAGGTAGCTGAAACGGTTGTGGATGGCAAGAAGTTTGACATATCAAATATTACTTGACCACCCTCAATGCCTTCGTCTAAAAACATGTTGTTGTAATATTGACCCTGATCCATAGTTGGCAGCCTGCCGAGTACGAACGTTATGGGATACGGATTGAGAGTCCATGTAATATATGATCTGTCAACGAAGAGCGTGTTTGAATTATCCATGTAACCAGAAGTAGCTGCTATTACGGGATTATTGGATCCTCCTGCGGTATTGTGGCCTGCATTCTTTTCAACTACAAGCCTGCCGTTGAAGCTGATGTTGTCTGCGACTGGCGCTGCGATGTTTAGCCTGATCCTATACTTCATGTAGGTATCGTTCTTTGTGTCCTGCAGCCCTGGATTGCCTGCATTGGTCATGCTTGGCGATACCGTGCCTATTATTGCTCCGTTTGTACTGGTATTATAGTCATAAATATCTTGCGTCACTGTGTATGTGTTGGCTTTTAAAGGACTAAGAGCATAGTAGTCCTGACTTGCAGTATTTAGTCTAAACTGTGCATCTCCTGTGAAGTTTACAGTGTCAAGAGCTGCCTTCTTCTCAAGCGCTGCAACTCTGACGTTTAGAGAGGCGAGTTCTGACTTAAACTCTTCAGCGAGTTTCATAAGAGTTGCGATGTCGTTAGCGTTAAGCTGGATCTTTTGATCCTGTGCATTTTGACCTTTTTCATACATATCAAGCATTCTTGCAACTACCATTGCCATCTCATAACGGGTGGCTGTTCTTTCGCCTCTAAATGTTGAGTCCCCATAACCAATGACCAATCCCTTTGCTGCTAAATCTTGCACTGCTTTGTATGCCCAAGAATTAGCTGGCACATCAGAGAATGGTCCTGCCATAGCGGGAACTGCAAGAAAGGCGATTAGAGATGCGACTACAAAAAAGAAAGCTAATTTTCTCAACTTTTAAAATCCCCCTTTAGGAAAGTTTAATTTTTTTTGTTTCGTATATTAGCCTCTTTACAGAATCACTTCTTGCACTCGGGGGATTTCACCTCCTTTTTTTGCAGATTGAGATCATCTGTAAAAGGCTCTTTGAAGGCTAATGCCATTCAAAGCATTAAATAGTGGTGAATATTTAGTTATCAAAGTCCTTTACTACTAACACCAGACAAATAATATTATGTTTATACAACTTTGTCAAAAATATTTTGTATTAAATACAATTTATTTTTATTTAATGCTTGAGGTTTTTTAGGAGGATTAAAAGTTAATAAGATCCAAAAAATTAATTTATATATAATTTTTTTTATTTTTCTATAGCGATTATTTTTTAAAGATATCAATAATACTTTAATATTATTGGTGTTCCAAAATTTAATTAAATTAATTTTTATTAAATAAAAACAAAAAAAGCCCTCCCGATTTCTCGGGAGGGCTAAAAAAGTTTTTAGAACTTTACGTCCATCTGGATGTAGTATCTTTGATCCTTATCGATCTGATCTGGGTTGAAGGTGTAGTAATAAGTACCATCGGTGTTATAAGGCTTTTTGCCCTTCCAGTAGTCGTAGTTAAGAGTAAGAGATGCATTCTTTGCGACTGGAAGAGTGTAGTATACGTTGTAATAGTCCTTGTATTCTGTGGTGCCCATTGTGTTAAGTATGAATGGGTTAAACCACTTGTTGTTGCCAAACCAAAAGTCGCCTGTAAGTGCACCGACTGGTAGAGGAATGGTAGCTCCTACTCTGAATGCTCCGCCGTTTACAGTGCTTGTGGCGCTAAGATTTGGACCGTTTGAAGTAGCTGATGGCATATCGGTAGATGTGCCATTGTAGCCTGCCCACATATCTACGTTGTAGATATTCCAGTTACCTATTATTGCCCACCAATCATACTTGCCATAAACTCCATTTGATGCTGTTGTTGAACTCATAGGTTGATAGGCCGAAGCAAAATATGTTAGCTTGTCTACATAGCCGTAATCTGCCTCTAAGCCAAAGGTGTTGAAGAGCTTTGTCTTGAGGTTTAATACAAATACATCTTTGTCCTTGTAACCATTTGCTTCTTGTTGAGAAGTAACCGAGCCTGCATCAAAGAGCTTTACCCATGCAGCTGAAACTGATGTGGATGGAAGGAAGTTTGACATATCAAATACTACCATGCCACCTTCTGTGCCTGTGTCCATAAACAGGTTGCTGTAATAAGCTCCTGCATCCATAGTAGGAAGTCTACCAAGGACGAATGTTACAGGATATGGATTCAAAGTCCATGTGATGTAAGATCTCTCTACATAAAGAGTGTTGTTGTCGTCGTTGTAACCGGTAAGTGATGCATACAATGGGCTACTGTTAGAAGAACCGTTACTATTTACGCCAGCATTCTTCTCCATTGTAAGTCTTGCGTTGAAGCTGATGTTGTCAGCAACTGGCGCTGCAACGTTTAGTCTGATTCTATAACGCATAAATGTATCGTTCTTTGCATCTGCTGGTGCTGCTGAAAGGTTAGCGCCACCATTTGGATAAGAA
Above is a genomic segment from Thermodesulfobium narugense DSM 14796 containing:
- a CDS encoding universal stress protein, whose protein sequence is MYKKILAAIDGSVHTQKVLDTAISLAKAFDSSVEICHAICMPPMLPDLMGAEVAFMPQMIEDLEKNGKKIIEDAKKYLEDNGVKNVSTFMDIANAANMILERVKSENFDLVVLGSRGLNEFEGFLMGSVSDKISHHAKCSVFIVR
- a CDS encoding DsrE family protein — protein: MNSVVFHIDTDDSVRLSKAFFSAKNLLEAYKDDGIQIVFIANGDGVKLFTKDRENSLKDEMVNLHKKGVKFMVSQNALRETHTALDNVLEFVKIVPSGIVEMVNLSKAGYQYIKA
- a CDS encoding DUF3373 family protein, with product MRKLAFFFVVASLIAFLAVPAMAGPFSDVPANSWAYKAVQDLAAKGLVIGYGDSTFRGERTATRYEMAMVVARMLDMYEKGQNAQDQKIQLNANDIATLMKLAEEFKSELASLNVRVAALEKKAALDTVNFTGDAQFRLNTASQDYYALSPLKANTYTVTQDIYDYNTSTNGAIIGTVSPSMTNAGNPGLQDTKNDTYMKYRIRLNIAAPVADNISFNGRLVVEKNAGHNTAGGSNNPVIAATSGYMDNSNTLFVDRSYITWTLNPYPITFVLGRLPTMDQGQYYNNMFLDEGIEGGQVIFDMSNFLPSTTVSATWAKFFDDGSITSTQEANGYKDKDVYILNLKTKLFNAFNLEADYGYVDKFAYYGSLYSGANQTGTPGLPVAGATALTTGNNGQYGKYDWWLVLGSWNIYGVDMYLGYEGTSTDMPVLDGSGNISGISSVNGGAWGIGGDMPFLVGTLGTDLWFGNNKWYNPFINNTVSTGYKDYLDFYYLIPVAKNAHLSLVYIYQKGQKPYNTDTTNGYYYTFNPSQANNYNEFEFELNVNF
- a CDS encoding DUF3373 family protein, which translates into the protein MRKFAMFFVVASLLVALAVPAMAGPFSDVPANSWAYKAVQDLAAKGLVIGYGDGTFRGDRLATRYEMAMVVARMLDMYEKGQNAQDQKIQLNANDIATLMKLAEEFKSELASLNVRVAALEKKAALDTVNFTGDARFRLGSEKKTFYALPSSSTPNVVSPDLGTGDTLGSTAGGIVGNLSYPNGGANLSAAPADAKNDTFMRYRIRLNVAAPVADNISFNARLTMEKNAGVNSNGSSNSSPLYASLTGYNDDNNTLYVERSYITWTLNPYPVTFVLGRLPTMDAGAYYSNLFMDTGTEGGMVVFDMSNFLPSTSVSAAWVKLFDAGSVTSQQEANGYKDKDVFVLNLKTKLFNTFGLEADYGYVDKLTYFASAYQPMSSTTASNGVYGKYDWWAIIGNWNIYNVDMWAGYNGTSTDMPSATSNGPNLSATSTVNGGAFRVGATIPLPVGALTGDFWFGNNKWFNPFILNTMGTTEYKDYYNVYYTLPVAKNASLTLNYDYWKGKKPYNTDGTYYYTFNPDQIDKDQRYYIQMDVKF